The genomic segment CTCGATCTGGATTTCTTTCATACTTCGAGGCTTGGCAGAGTTTATCTGCCTCCTCATCTAAAAGAGCATTCAGCGTTTCTTCGACTGAACCTCTTACGAGTTCACTCAAGTCCTTCTTGAGTTGGGTCTCATCCACTTGGATTACTTTCAGGTGGCTTTTATCTTCTTCTGCCCTCATGGGGGGTTCTCCTCTTCTTGAAATTTGTTTGCTTACAATCTCAATCGGTTAGGAGAGCCTTTCTTTTTATCTATAAATGTGCGAAATATTTAGAACGTTATCTTTCAAAAGGGGAATTCCAATCTACATCTGCGATTGGAACGGTCGCTATATATCTCAATTATCCGGATCACATGAACATGCCGTTGTTCAATTAAGAAAAAAGCAGTTAGACTATGTAGATCGACCTTATTGCAAGGATCTTGCTAAACTTATACTTTATGGAAAAGTTAAGAACCAAAAAGCGGTCCTCCAATACTTTGCCAAGTACCAGAAAAAGAAAGGCGTTGATGTAGATTGGTTGGAGAAAGTTTTAATCTCTTTAGATAGCATAACAAAATCCATACTCGCCTTTAATAGTGAAAATGATTGGCGATCTACTCTGTTAGGCTATGAAGGTAGTGCTGCCTCCCTTTATTGGAATACTCTTAAACACGATATATATTTTGGAGATTCTTTCAAAGGAAGAATAGGAAGAGGAGCTGGCGACTCTATCAACCAGGCACTAAATTTAGGATATGCAATTTTAGAAACATATATCTGGAATGCTGTTCATCTAGCTGGTCTTGAACCTTATGCGGGAGTTATACATACGGATCGCCCTGGAAAACCGGCCCTTATTTTAGATTTAATTGAAGAATATAGACCATGGATGGTGGATCGCGTCGTTCTCACTTTGAAAAGTCATTTAATAGGCACGGAAAGGATCTCTGAAGAAGCAAGAAAACTTGTTATATCGGGCGTTCAAAAGGCCTTTGAGAGTATTCATCCTTATAAAGGAAAAAAACTGCACATCGAAGTCATCCTTCAACGACAGATTTATCGATTATGCGGAGTATTTTATCAGCGATCCTCATACAGACCGATCTTATTCAAATGGTAGGTTCAAATGAAAAACTTTATAGAACTCTTAGTATGTTATGACATAGAATCTAATAAAACGAGAAGACAAGTAGCTGATATGCTCAAAGATTTCGGATTAGTATCAATCCAAAAATCGGTTTACTGGGGATGGGTCATTCTCGCTGAAAAGAAAGCAATCCTTCATAATATTCATAATAAGTACGAATTAAAAATTTCGGATAGAGTCCTTGTTATGGATGTCAACATGGCATCAAACGCAAAGTCCATTTTGATCGGATACTCAGATCTCGAACTGGAACGATTCGAAGAAAATGTCCAGATGGTAGTGTGAAATGAATGCGGAGATTCCTATTAATATGTTTAGGCAGTTTGCCTTTTGTCCGAGAATCGTATTTTTTCGAGAGCTTAAGCATATAAGTCCTACCTACCCTCTCTGGGTCGAGCAAGGTAAAGAAAAGCACGAAAAAAGAAACATTACTCTTAAAAAGAAACTGCCAAAAGTTCTTAAATACCTAAATGGAAAACTGGATTTAGATGTACCTGTAAGATCCAGTTTTGGATTTTTCGGAGTGTTAGACGGACTAATACGAACTCAAAATGAATTAATTCCTATCGAATTCAAATCTTCGACATCAAAGCCGGGCAAGAGTGCGCTGCTTCAATTAGGAGCGTATTCTGTTTGTTTAGAGGAAATGGAGGGCAAGGAAATAAAGAGGTCTTTTCTACTTTATGGAGATAGAGTAAAAGTTTGGGAAATTCATCTATCCAAAGATATTCGTGAAATGGTAAAAGCGACTTATCAAAATATAAATGAAGTTATGAATATACCCTTGCTACCTTACGTATCCACCTCTCCTTCCAAATGCATTCAATGTGAATATCTAAACTATTGCAATGATCGGAACATATAAAAAAAGCCGGTAGGTATTGACCCTCCGGCTCGCTTTTACCAAAAGAAGAAAACTAACTGAGACATAGGAAATTCGTAGAGGTCCAGCCGGCTTACGCCACATTTGATTGTTTTCAGTGCTTAAGGTTTTCTAACGGTATGAGTTGATAAATTTTGCGCAAGAAATTTCGTAAAAATTTAGACAAAATTTTAGTTAAATAATAATTCATAGGAGTTCTATCAATTCATCAATGGAAAATGGCGTTATTTATATTTTCGAAAATTTAGAAAAATTAAGCCCGTAAATTACCGAAGAATCGGTATTTTACGGGCTTTTGATCGCTCCAGCATGGCTGGAAATTTCACCTTAGCAACTGAAACAAAGTTCGTTTTTTGGAATGGCACCTTCTAAAGGCCAGCATGGCTGGAAATTTCACCTTAGCAACTGAAACCCCAACGAGGTGGTTATTCCTGCTCCGGCGGTTAACCAGCATGGCTGGAAATTTCACCTTAGCAACTGAAATGAATATCATCCATAATTATTTTCCGAAGAATCCCGGCCAGCATAATGGAGTCTTGCAGCTAATCTATCCCTGCGGCAACGATACGTAGGGTGCGAAGCAGTCGCAGCGTTATCAATGCAGGATCCTAAATGAAAATAAAAGACCCGCTGAGACCGGAGCGAACGCGTAGCCCGAAGTAGCGTGACCCTGAACGAAGTGAAGGGGGCTGCCCAAAAGAGGACAGGCAGATGGGTTCGATCGACGAAGGAACGTTTTTGTTTTCCGGAGGTCTAATATATTCTCCGATCTTGCCTTCCGAATATAACTTTAAAATAATGAAATTGATTCGTAATTTGCTCTTACTTCTCCAAATTTTATGGCTGGGTTGCACATCTGCACAAATTCGATCTTCGTATGATACATCCCTGGATTTTACGAAATACAAAACTTTCGACTGGTACCCTTCTAAAGAAAAGAATGATGAAAAGTATTTCGGTGATTTTAGCGTCCAACGGGAGATTCGATTTCTTCTTCGGAGAGAATTAGAGGGCAGGGGTCTCACCTTAAACTCTAAGAAGCCGGATTTATTGGTGGAATTTCACGGGGTCGTCGAAAGCAAATTGGTGGAAGAGCGCGTACCTGCATTCTCGGGAATGAGTTATGGTTATAGTCCGTATTATTACGGGGGACCGATGGGCGGAATTCCATATTACGGCGGATATAACTCAACGTATCCTTACGGATATAATAATGTTCCGTATCAGATTCCCAACCAATCTCATGTTCAAGAGTTTACGGACGGAACGTTATTGGTGGATATTGTGGATCGTAAAACGAATCAATTGGTTTGGAGAGGGTGGGCGGAAGATACTTTGGAAGATTTGGACGATCTTAAAAGCGAACTCAAGAGCGAAATTCCCAAACTCATGAAAGGATATCCGAATTCTTCCAAATGATAGATCGAACCGATTTAAATCGGCTCACGTTTGAAATTTTGCAAGCCTTGTCTCTTCTCCTAAAATCCATAGCGTAAGCGGATAATTCAACGGACTCATCTCATTTTCATAGGCTTCTTTGTGACAAGGAAGACCGTTTCATTTTTAACGGGGGAATTTTTAATTAATTACGTTTTTTGAATATACTGTCGGGAAAAACTGATTTTTCTCGAGGTGGGCGTT from the Leptospira inadai serovar Lyme str. 10 genome contains:
- the cas1 gene encoding CRISPR-associated endonuclease Cas1, which encodes MCEIFRTLSFKRGIPIYICDWNGRYISQLSGSHEHAVVQLRKKQLDYVDRPYCKDLAKLILYGKVKNQKAVLQYFAKYQKKKGVDVDWLEKVLISLDSITKSILAFNSENDWRSTLLGYEGSAASLYWNTLKHDIYFGDSFKGRIGRGAGDSINQALNLGYAILETYIWNAVHLAGLEPYAGVIHTDRPGKPALILDLIEEYRPWMVDRVVLTLKSHLIGTERISEEARKLVISGVQKAFESIHPYKGKKLHIEVILQRQIYRLCGVFYQRSSYRPILFKW
- the cas2 gene encoding CRISPR-associated endonuclease Cas2, translated to MKNFIELLVCYDIESNKTRRQVADMLKDFGLVSIQKSVYWGWVILAEKKAILHNIHNKYELKISDRVLVMDVNMASNAKSILIGYSDLELERFEENVQMVV
- the cas4 gene encoding CRISPR-associated protein Cas4 — encoded protein: MFRQFAFCPRIVFFRELKHISPTYPLWVEQGKEKHEKRNITLKKKLPKVLKYLNGKLDLDVPVRSSFGFFGVLDGLIRTQNELIPIEFKSSTSKPGKSALLQLGAYSVCLEEMEGKEIKRSFLLYGDRVKVWEIHLSKDIREMVKATYQNINEVMNIPLLPYVSTSPSKCIQCEYLNYCNDRNI
- a CDS encoding DUF4136 domain-containing protein; the encoded protein is MGSIDEGTFLFSGGLIYSPILPSEYNFKIMKLIRNLLLLLQILWLGCTSAQIRSSYDTSLDFTKYKTFDWYPSKEKNDEKYFGDFSVQREIRFLLRRELEGRGLTLNSKKPDLLVEFHGVVESKLVEERVPAFSGMSYGYSPYYYGGPMGGIPYYGGYNSTYPYGYNNVPYQIPNQSHVQEFTDGTLLVDIVDRKTNQLVWRGWAEDTLEDLDDLKSELKSEIPKLMKGYPNSSK